The Lolium rigidum isolate FL_2022 chromosome 1, APGP_CSIRO_Lrig_0.1, whole genome shotgun sequence region agaagaccacgacgaactaataatgataaacgggagccacagaggtgaccctgccaatgatgccactgctgaaaatatCCAGTGAtagaagcagcaaccgcaggagaactagCAGATGAAGTATCACCAGAAGaaacgcgaagccagtctaactcccagagccccggggactgAAGGCtgtgagggccagctccaaccagggcctgtgtacggcggtcctgaacagcacaagaatcagcgtcaagaatgacgcgacaaccagaatcagtaagctgactagcagaaaacaggttcatcttaagactagtaacatgagaaacatcagggacagagaaagaggtagtagaaagggtgccgcgactggaaacaggaagagaggtaccatcagccgtgataacacgaacaggagaaacaagagagcgaagagcagaaagaacagaagacgcagaggtcatatgaaaagaagctccagaatccagataccacggggatgatgtACCTGACTGTgcggaaggtggtggtcgcgcggtgccagaagagccaggcacagaaccagcagtacccgtaGAGGAAGAGCATGtaccagcgagcagaccacgaagaccacggataatgtcctgatcagatagcgcaacaacagaagatcctgaagaaccagtcTGACGACGAGTATGCTGCGGCGGatgtaagctgggatccctctgccagcaagtagagatagtgtggATAGTCCTGCCATAGTAGGTGCAAGGAAGTgatgtcgaaccacgaggctgctggggctgacgctggccttggaatggaggagtagggagtatcggctgtgccggagaccgcaacgaagccggcggcataggaggtGCACGAGCAaacggcacaggagggccacgagcagcaagaacagagggaacctcaagaagaccatcaccacgaagacgagtctcctcagcacgaagctcagcaaggacctcagagagcggaacacgaccacgggcaagtaGCTGGGCACGGCGTGGCTCAAACTCcttgcggagccgcgacaagaactcaaaaacgcgctgaaactccagatccgcgcgcacagtcagacaacagggacaggtggcacacacatcTGTACagagagaatcaagctgacgccaaatagcaggcactccgagtgtagaactcatcaatagtagaatcaccccgcCGAAGGGCATGCTCTGGCGGACCACGAGACGGGTAAAGAGCATCCCCGGATCAGCTGATAAcgccgacgaagaaaagcccaccgagcagcagcggtgggaagacccataaactcagcaagACATCGAGGCAGGTAACACTGCAGGTGAGAACatcagcagcacgagcatcctcacctatccactgagtgtactcagtcagatccagccggtaagtcgcaacggcagtagagtgaTCCTGGACCTTCCgatcataatcagccagagcagtgtcatcagcactcttggctgcatccttatccgcctgggtagcatcaggggcaagggcaacaggtggcggtgcaacaggcgtcgtaggagcaacggggcgcggcggacaggagacctcgcaagagagcacaccccaaagacgaagaccgcgcatgtgaacgcgcatgaaggcagcgaaatcaggataattcgcgccatcaaagatcaccgggcagtgagggatcgcaacatagcccgatgaGGAAGACATAGCAATTCTCTTTTTTTCGCTTTTTTTTAGAACAGATCGGAATCAAATCGAAGCAAGTCAACCCGAGCAAGAGAGAGGTTCTCTGCGGGACTCACGACGGAAACCGAAGGCGGGCGGGGCAGCGGCCGGCGATGGGAGCGAAGCCGGCGGCCGGGGAAGATGGGGACCGGCGGCGAGCCGCGGGCGGCAGGGAGGCGGGCGCACGGGGCAGATGGGAGCCAGCAGCAGATGGTCGGACGAAGAGGACGACCCGAGAACGGAGAAGGCCGACCGGAGGAGCACGGCCGGAGGCGGAGGACGGcgaccggcggccggaggagcggCCGGACGGTGAGCGGCAACTACGGCCGGGAGCGGCAACTACGGCCGGGAATACGGGATTAGAGGACCAAActtcgctctgataccatgttagagcaATATGTTTGATGTATTGCCAGGGagtcaaaggccacaatatataataCATGTGCATGTGTAAATATGCAGgaaaccccctaacatatgggaaaactacaatatacagatatatacatctaacagtacCTACTTAGACCCGAGGAGCCGGCAGAAAAGAGAATGAGTTTCCTTCTCTTAGAATAATCTCAACTTAGTCATAAGCGAGATCTTGAGCAGCTTTGAATTAGTTACACCTAGACCACCCTAATCTGTAGGACGTCAGATGTCAAGCCAGCTTACCATATCATGCTGTCTATTTTCATGATTAAATATCTCCCACGTTTGGAGTGCACCGTCATACTGTATGTTATCATCATGAACAGGGAAACCTTACTTATGGCCAGAAAGAAGTTAAAGTGCATTGACATGCATGATGAAATATATTGTATACAGATACTCAGGATCGTGTGCCGAGAGTACATTATGAAAAAATATATACTACTAAAGTACGTAGAACCTGGTCCTTAATTTATTCAAACACGCGGTTTGGGAAGAAGCTCGAGTTTCTCCTTTCGACGCACGCTGATACCAAacatctccgacatatcgatgtcCTCCTTCTCCATGCCTGCCGGCAGCGCCCAGTCGTGACAATACACGAGGTTTGCAAGCATTATCTCCGCGGCGATTAACCCGAAGTTGAGGCCAGGGCACATCCTCCGCCCAGCTCCGAACGGCATGAACTCGAAGTTACTCCCCCTGAAGTCCACTGCCGCGGCGCTGCCGCCCTCCATGAACCTCTCGGGCGCGAACTCCTCGGGCTTCTCCCACGCGTCAGGATCTCTTCCGATGGCCCAGACATTGATGAAGACCCTTGTGCCGGAGAGGACATGGTAGCCATCGACGTCGTCGCAGTCAGCAGTGGACAAGTGAGGTAGGAGGAGCGGCAGAGGTGGGTGAAGCCTGAGGGTCTCCTTCACCACGGCCTTCAGGCATGCCATGCCGGCaaggtcctcctcctccaccatctgTTGCCCGTCTGGTGTCTCGTTTCTCACCTCGGCTTGTAGCTTGGCCATGAGCTCTGGTCTGCGCATCAGCTCAGCCATTGCAGTATCCAACACGAAATATGACGTGTCCGTGCCCGCACCAATCATGTCCTGCATGCATGAAAATGAAAACATTGGTTAGGCGAGCAGGCGTATTCTTTAAAGAGAGATATCTCTGATTATACTCACCATCAACGTGGCCTTTATATGGTTTCTGGTCATGTTAACATCGCACTCAGACTGAGCAGATAACAAGGCATCGATGAAATCGCTTTCTTCTTCTTGCTCATGGCTTAACACCCCGCCGTCTCTAGTTCTTTTCTCGTGGTTTTGCATAATCATTTCGAGTACATTGTCCCATCTCCTATTCACCTCCTCCCCCTTATTGCGCACGTGAAATAACTTAGTCATCAACAGATCTAGTAGTTTTGCTAACCTTGGGAAGTAATTCTCCAGGTTAAAACTCGCAAACAGAGCTGTGTTTTCCTGGAACAGCTCCTTGAACATCTTGTTCCAGCCAGCTTCCTTGGACGACTTCCCTGATAAGGCGCGGCAAACCACGTCGCTCGTGAACGTGTTCATCATCTCGCTCAGGTCAACGGTTCTGCTTGCAGCCGCCGCCTCCCGGATCTTGGCCATCACCAGCCTCACCTATGTATATACAACATGGTGGAGGTTTTTTCTTTATAACTTAGTAAGCAACACATATATAAACTTGGTGTGAGATTCCAAGTTAAAAGGTCACGATAGTAGTAATTGGTGGTGATATTCATACCATGAAATCCTATTCAGAGATTTTTAATTGTCAAGTGAGTAAGATTCCTATTAAGTATTTAGGGGTCCCTGTAACCTTTTTCAAACTGAAAAATGTTGATTGGGATTTCTTGGATGCAAACATGATTAACAAGTTGGTGGCTTGGATTTGTGATTCGGCTTCCTCTGGTGCTAGACTTACTCTGGATGCATGTCTCTCAGGAATTCCATCATATTATATTGCAATGTTCCTATTAAACAAAACTTTTATTGAAAAGTTAGACAAGCATAGAAGAAGAATTTTTTTGGActggaaagaagaagaaaaaagcctaTTGTCTGGTGAAATGGAAAAGGGTGTGCAAATCTAAAAAGAAAGGAGGTATGGGGGTGAAAAATCTTAGAAAGCAAAATATTAGCCTCATAACTAAATCAAAATGATGGTGGAAGTTGAAAACTCAAGATGGTATGTGGCAGAGAATTGTAAAGCATAAATATTTAAGAAATAAAACTGTAATCTCTGTGAAACCTAGATTCAATGATTCTCCTTGTTGGAAAGATTTGTTGAAAGTAAAAGGAATCTATGTTCAGGGAAGGGAAGTTCTGTTGAATAAAGGAGACCTAGTAAGATTTTGGTTGGATCCTTGGTTAAATGGTGAGAAGTTTTGTGAAAAAACCCCCCGCTTATTCCAAATTTGCTTGGCTTAGGAGGCTACCGTTCATCATGTGATGTCTTCTAGTTTTAATATTCCTTTCAGAAGATGTCTATCTGTTGATCTTCTTAACCAATGACATGGTATAAAGCATACTATTTTTCATATGCCTATTCATACTGAACCCGATGAAGTAAGATGGAGCTTGTCTAGCAATAAACGTTTCTCTATTGTTTCTATGTACAAGGCTCTTGAACACAACCTTGCTGGTCCCGATAATACATGGATTTAGAAAGCAAAGTTACCTTTGAAGATAAAGATCTTATTGTGGCAACTCTGTTGTGATGCTATTTTAAATAGAGACAATCTTAAGAAAAGATATTGGAATGGCTCTCCTATTTGCTCATTTTGTAACAATTGTGAAGATGCAAATCATCTtttcttttcttgtgctattgcaagAGTGACTTGTGGCTGTGTTGGTGCTTGTGCTGGGGCTAATAGTTATCCTTCCATTCGTTATTTGCAGGCTCTAGCACAAGGCATAAGAAGTTATTTGCTTTGTTAATGGCTGTCATTTTCTGGTCTATTTGGATTACCAGGAATAAGATAACCTTCAATGGTTTCGCGCTCAAGAATCATGTTTCAAGTATATACATTGTTTGGCACGTCTTTGTGATAATTCTGATGCTACGAAGATCAAGAAGAGGGCGAAGCAGCTGATGGAAAAGGCGATGCACATGGCCCAGGATATCCGTGCAAGTGATATTTCTACATCAACTCCAAGCATCTCCAACATCTTGACAATTCAAGCTCCATGATCGGGCTGTCTATCTTTTTTGGAAAATGATCTTGTCTAGTCAGGGGATAGTCCTGAAACTTGTAATTTCTAGCTGTTTGTGTGTGTCGTGCTAAACTTCTTGTTAGAGTTTTCTGATGGTGCGAGGGTGTGGCCTCTTTTCCGTCTTCTTTTGCTGCGTTGGTGTTGTTATCTCAAACGACTTTGTATGTTTGTATGTCGCAGTAATGATGGGGTAGCCCGTTTGGAAAATTAGATACACACCTCTTGTTGACGGGCGATGCGGTATGATTGGACCTTTTTGACGCTGAGCAGGTGCGTGGCGACCAGCTTCTTCATCTGGCGCCATTGCTCGCCGTAGGGGGAGAAGACGAGGTCGGATGTTCCGTACAAGAGCGCGTCGGCTACCGCCGAAGGTGGCCGTGACGCCATCTGGTGGTCGTGCGTCCGCATGATCGCCTCGGCGGCGCGTGGGGACGACACGACGAGGTACGGGACGGAGCCGAGACGGAGTAGCATGAGGCCGCCGTATTTCTTCGCAAGGTTGCACAGTGACACGGGATCTTGGATACGGACGAGGTGCATGTGGCCGATGACTGGGAGCCCTGGAGGCGAAGGAGGGAGACGCTTCGCCTGCTGCTTGCTACTACTAGCTGTTTTGGCAAACTGCACTAGCAGGAGTAAGATCAGCGGCAGCACTAATAGCAGTGCTTGCAGAGGTGTGTCAAGCATGGCTTGATACAATACATTTGTGTTTTGAGCCATGGCCAGCCTGGACTGTATAGAACTGCGTCTCCATTAGCAATGTATATATAGACTCGTGCTACCCTTACTTGAGAGTCTACAACAATATACTTCTGCTTGATTGCTGGTATGGACTGCAACAAGCCAACAGCTAAAGCGTTTCGCGAGTCCTTATCCTGTCATAAAGCTAAATAGTAGTGGATTCGAGCAACCACACCAGATGAGCTCTTGCATATATGAATACGAATAAATCACATCATGCCATAGGTGATTAGCAATTTAAAACTAGTATAATCATTAAAAGGGGTTTCAAATCTCACTCCAAAACATATGCACGAATCAAGTAGTTCACTGTTCTTTTAATTTAACATTATTACATCCTAACAAGCAAGAGCATGCGCCAAACCTTTTGTTTTGCGAACGCTCACGCAACACTTTCTTTTTGTAGACAGTCAATACCATGACATATTTACACTAGCGAATAGTACatgcatggtagagatacataaaCTGTCtcaaacgattacaaaataaagtctaaaaaccGATTAAATTTTAAGGTCTTCAAACTTTTTCTTATTTCACAACACTAGTAAgggtgcacgtgcaacgcacgtctcaTACCGTGTCATAAAAATATATATGTTAAACACATTACTCTTTTAGCGGGGTTTTTACTAAGCCACTTAAATGTCTTTCATGATCAACGATGTGAGAGCACGTGAAACACACATATCTTTAAATATATTTCATAATCGCCTAAATGTATGAGAATTATTTACTAAAGTAGTTAAAAATCTAAAATCATTAAAATGATTATCAGTTAATGTAAACAGTTTTATATAAACTTTTAAAATCATGAAATGATTATAATAAACATTTCTTTTAAAACCACTATcacatgcatgcacacactgtgtaCGAAAGATCTCGCACATCTAATCACACACTCTATCTCACCTACCTCCTCACTGCCCCGCGAGTTGCTGCTCTCCCTGGCATTCCACAGAAACACTATTTGTGGACTGGGATTGCAGTCAATCATCCATGTTGCTTTGCTTGAATTGCATGATGGCTAGCTTCGTGAATTAATTCATGCAGCTAGAGGTTTTCAATTACCTGTATGTTGATCATCTGTAAGTATAATATTTTTAGTTGTACATGAACATGTATTATTCTTGCACTTCATCTTTCAAAATATAGTGTTGTACCTTGTGGTATCAGTTTGCAGTGTCATACTTAAACACCAAAGCTCTCGTATTTGGTACAAAATTGTGAAATCATATCTATGATAGGGTAAAccgttgatgttgaaatcaacagGTTGAAAATTGTATAATCTATTGGAAATCGTAAAAGCTAGTTGGGAACTTGACGAATTTCTTTGGATAGATTCAAAATCACTAATAATGGACTTTTCCTACTTTGGTGATGTACCATGCCTTGATTCAGGTTACCCAATGCAAGGCTATGGTAGGCCGGTTGCTTTGTTTATAGGTCTGAATCATCATAAACCAAACTTGTCTGTGAATTGGCAGCTGAGACTTACCAGCTGACTCGAATCTGTATTTTGCGACAGGGCTCACCGGCGAGTTTTCAGCTCCCGAGGCATCGGAGGGTCACAACGGCGAAGAGTAGTGACATCTGGAGTACGCCGGCGCGAGGTGGCTACACATGAATGACGGCGCCAGTGCGGCGGAGTCAGCCATGTAGTATACTTTGTCAGGCATGGTGATGGTGATTGGCGAAGCAATCTATAAGCCGTGAATCTGAAAAACTTCCTATCATATGTGTAATTTCTGGAGCAATTCGTGGACGTGATTAGTGGGAAAACTGCCTATCATAGGTGTATAATCCTGGAGCAATAATTACCACAATTAGTGGATGTGATTATTAGGAAGGCTGAGATGTAATGGGGTAGTGGAAAACAGGAAACGTTGGGCAATGTCATTAGGGAGTGCTGGATCGTTAGATTCAATGGGATTGAAGGCTGAGATGTAATGTTCCTGCCATGTTGGTGCTTTTATAAGTAGTGGAGATGGAGATGATTTTCTATTTTTCTGGAgacaaacaaaaaaaacatagaTACTGAACCATGGACCTATAAATACCAATAAaaattctcccataattttaacttGAGCCGCAAAACAAAGGCTACATGCATAAACATACCCATTAAAGTAATCAACCAACACCGGCAAGAGTACAAACACGAGTATTGCAGGGAAAAGCAACCGGACAGCCTAGCTGATGTCATCGGGGagacgagagtacgaatcaccattgtggaGGACATAATATCCGGGAAaaatattgcgatgataatcctcttCGTGGTAACTGGTAACCATGAGAAAAAAATCCATGATCGATCTAACGAAAGCAAGATCGGAATACCCATaaactgaagaaaaaaaaaatcttccaaCACCAACATTGATGTATGGAAGGAGATCCCGTCGACAAATGAAGGGCAACGATCTCTTATTAAAAAGaaatagcaaggtggccctcgcaaatgagaGGGCATCGTCTTTGACATGTTGATTATGTTCATGGAAATATTTCAAATATTCTGGAAACATAGAACTCTAAATCTAACGTTCTATAGCTGCTGCAAATACCTCAATAGGTGAAAAAATCACATGTATTATGAATCATCTAACGTTGTGGTGGGTTACAAAATTTTCAAAGAATTGCCAAATACTAAATGAATCCCATTGATTGTGAAATGTAACTAATACTATGTTGATATAGATTTACCCTCTTGATGCTAAAACAATGCTTCAGTCTAAGTGTTCTACTCTCTCATGGATCACGTTATTTTTGTGTCGTGTAGCAATGACTACACGACTTGGATAATATAAGGTCGATCTAATATAACTCATTGAAGTTAAGAAAATAAAAGTCTTGGATGGCAGAGAGTTTCAACATATTAATCAGTCATCAATTTATTGCTCGCCATCTCACAAACAAAAAACCATTGACCACCAAAATTTTCTCAGTTGGTTACTAACATATATTCCTAGGTAGTATCTTCAGTGTACCCAATACTTTAGATAGGTTATTTGACTTACATGATAaaccaagtaatattaaaaaccaCAATTGCAAAGACATATACACTTGAATCTCAAGATATTTGAAAACTATGGGTATAGCAAAAGCATATTTCATTACATCATGGAAATTACATATATATGCTCATTCACGAGCAATGATATATTTCTAAGttgttactccctccatcctataaAGGATGTCTCAACTATAGTGTCTACATAAAACcagtttagacaaatctaagacataaaTGTAAGACATCTTTTACGAGACTGAGGGAATAGATGCAAAGAAGGttatatttttcaaatttaacGTGACCAAAAAATCCTTTAACTAAAAGCTAGTAGATATGCTATATTAAGCTTGAAGTCGAAACCTTATTATTGGACTTTTCATATGACAATCTAATACATTTTTATTGATACTTCTTTAAAAACACATTGTTTTCCCTAATGAGCGGTTGATGAACGTCCACCCCCATATATCATTTCCAAACCTCATCAGTTATTCTTGGTGTTTGTTCAAGCTCTTAAGGTGTTACACAAAGGTAAACACTA contains the following coding sequences:
- the LOC124703564 gene encoding indole-2-monooxygenase-like, coding for MAQNTNVLYQAMLDTPLQALLLVLPLILLLLVQFAKTASSSKQQAKRLPPSPPGLPVIGHMHLVRIQDPVSLCNLAKKYGGLMLLRLGSVPYLVVSSPRAAEAIMRTHDHQMASRPPSAVADALLYGTSDLVFSPYGEQWRQMKKLVATHLLSVKKVQSYRIARQQEVRLVMAKIREAAAASRTVDLSEMMNTFTSDVVCRALSGKSSKEAGWNKMFKELFQENTALFASFNLENYFPRLAKLLDLLMTKLFHVRNKGEEVNRRWDNVLEMIMQNHEKRTRDGGVLSHEQEEESDFIDALLSAQSECDVNMTRNHIKATLMDMIGAGTDTSYFVLDTAMAELMRRPELMAKLQAEVRNETPDGQQMVEEEDLAGMACLKAVVKETLRLHPPLPLLLPHLSTADCDDVDGYHVLSGTRVFINVWAIGRDPDAWEKPEEFAPERFMEGGSAAAVDFRGSNFEFMPFGAGRRMCPGLNFGLIAAEIMLANLVYCHDWALPAGMEKEDIDMSEMFGISVRRKEKLELLPKPRSEVWSSNPVFPAVVAAPGRSCRSPSGRSSGRRSPSSASGRAPPVGLLRSRVVLFVRPSAAGSHLPRAPASLPPAARRRSPSSPAAGFAPIAGRCPARLRFPS